The following are encoded together in the Capsulimonas corticalis genome:
- a CDS encoding DUF4011 domain-containing protein, which yields MRRKIEGWQSALIDLTRRNPLYALSPKARGVLPLTDPSLDELYTLLVRKRKSLTFVQSQIDPELLGEPKPRKSAHISLAEPEYKILNNLRLRGVSALREQGINILFLAAGMLEWVDPDTRSATRSPLLLIPVQLERLPGGDAFKLTRFEDEIEVNPTLRYRLSQGDLRIELPELPDEDDLAPSEYLASVAALLPQRPEWSVTPEVVLGRFSFLKMVMYRDLVAHTEQARQHPIVAALAGDRDALRGLPQVDLPPVAELDESLRGARTYQVLDADPTQQRAILAARAGQSFVLQGPPGTGKTQTIANIITECIAGGKRVLFVSQKMAALDAVFKRLRDKGLADLCLEAHSHKANKKDVLDQLRRALHARRQTLSGAEFSVEELDEIRDALAQVVTALHAPQEPLGLSVYEANGVVTQAVTTMELPFAFIAPEQVSREQYRRLETLAERLQNYHAIFAEIHTHPWRGVQAKRFTLDLQTRVRAVVGDLRPQVDLLASEAARLAALCRVDAPQTLAASEHLRDVADAAARTPKPPRAWLTEDSLAELRQTASRSQTRDQNHTDAKAALLRSWTPHILALDHAALLDRLGPRHIPTLRPALGPLWETRIADRFSDLDRALGETGDKIARLQRGLDGLGHFTGRAAARTLGAARHEARIAELALADPRPEAHWFAPGAIAALQAQASEASAQHQAYLTGRQTLFTDYSEAVLGLDLPGLRARFASDYVGFLRFFKPAFYQDRKTVTLTLKPEATRGGRDLLRDLTLAQDVRDRGEWIRAHSTELRAAFGRHFQNLETDWAAIGAALRQTSELSEACSGDVPAALMQRVVRSGPELEPLRDQHQAVVAQLQELDRAIQALGTLVDLTQLPFTNLPLSQAPMDELAAWLGGVREAAGDVHAARQETLACHLSQSSESPLAPLQVGAALIEARRLVAEAARIAAEGDALRRQYQQLYSGLETDWAAVLAALDWTETLRALYPEAALPSGLVDVVTEGSAPALADIAELGRALAARIAGVRRLLGELGELFPPERLTVLDLPLAQAAFPAFAAWLQLRLDRMGDLERWIDFQNLREECADNGMLSFFETATNRIPPADQIAPAFRKQFHRLWLDAVTDQIPALRRFRGEEHAVQIARFCALDQRQIDVAPEGVRTIAQKRKPVTVEGAISSIGEMGALKTQLSRQRPKAIRKLLADIPNLLFLLKPCLLMSPLSVSLFLASETIWFDTVIFDEASQVFTEDAVGAILRAKQVIIAGDTKQLPPTSFFSSLQDDGAGDDEEEDGGAAEFESVLKAADAFADPDSPHFAEHPLNWHYRSRHESLIAFSKVHFYKELIPYPSASLPSAVTFDYVADGVYYPGTGAARNNPIEARRVADRVIQHVRENPGQSVGVITFNEPQQTTILTEIERRKRETPDLIPLLTEEGSEGFFVKNIENVQGDERDVIFLSLGFGHDPSGKLSMNFGPLNQAGGERRLNVAVTRARQRMTVVASIQGGEIDTQRTSAEGPKLLKAYLEFAASGSQSGLAFEAHAVAAQSAFEQAIETALANAGYTVRRQVGLFEYRVDLGIVDDADPERYLLGIECDGPMYRDAPGARARERLRAQVLGTLGWRLLRVWSSDWVRDPQRELARIADAVARAKAGAWEPEAPALPIVTQEPGESNGSEETPIDGSLFAYHSSETPSSPAGANAVYETQAAYTTEGAVPFALPPGVDVYARWFAPLPGGRDTLYGDLPAQQKARADFLVQMVDLEGPLPLETAAQHMAEMSGVARAGARIREIVEEMADALALQDRLEQRDGFLWPRGGERPIPRVPAAQSAPRPIDEICLEEIGEAAVALLKIAYGMRRDELVIETARLLGYRNTGANIRDRIGDALSLLELDNRIHVVGTQIRALEMA from the coding sequence GTGCGACGAAAAATTGAGGGCTGGCAGTCGGCGCTGATCGACTTGACGCGGCGCAATCCGCTGTACGCCCTCTCCCCGAAAGCGCGCGGAGTTCTGCCGCTGACCGATCCGAGTCTGGATGAGCTGTATACGCTGCTCGTGCGCAAGCGCAAGTCGCTGACGTTTGTACAAAGCCAGATCGATCCCGAACTGCTTGGCGAGCCGAAGCCGAGGAAGTCGGCCCATATCTCCCTCGCCGAACCGGAATACAAAATCCTCAACAACCTGCGGCTGCGCGGCGTTTCGGCGCTGCGCGAGCAGGGCATCAATATCTTATTTCTGGCCGCCGGAATGCTGGAGTGGGTCGATCCCGACACACGCAGCGCCACGCGCTCGCCTCTGCTGCTCATCCCCGTGCAGCTGGAGCGCCTGCCGGGCGGCGACGCCTTCAAGCTCACGCGCTTCGAGGACGAGATCGAAGTCAATCCTACCCTGCGCTATCGGCTCAGTCAGGGCGATCTGCGGATCGAACTGCCCGAGCTGCCGGACGAAGACGACCTGGCGCCGAGCGAATATCTGGCGTCCGTCGCCGCGCTCCTGCCCCAGCGTCCCGAGTGGAGCGTCACGCCGGAAGTCGTTCTCGGGCGGTTCTCGTTTCTCAAGATGGTGATGTACCGGGACTTAGTAGCCCATACGGAGCAGGCGCGCCAGCACCCCATCGTCGCCGCTCTCGCGGGAGACCGGGACGCCCTGCGCGGCCTCCCGCAAGTCGATCTGCCGCCGGTTGCCGAGCTGGATGAATCCCTGCGAGGCGCGCGCACGTACCAGGTGCTGGACGCCGACCCGACGCAGCAGCGGGCGATCCTCGCCGCCCGCGCCGGTCAGAGCTTTGTGCTGCAAGGACCTCCGGGGACGGGCAAGACCCAAACCATCGCGAATATTATCACCGAATGCATCGCCGGCGGCAAGCGCGTGCTGTTCGTCTCGCAGAAGATGGCGGCGCTGGACGCCGTGTTCAAACGCCTGCGCGACAAGGGCCTCGCGGACCTCTGCCTGGAGGCCCACAGCCACAAGGCCAATAAGAAAGACGTGCTCGATCAGCTGCGGCGCGCCCTGCACGCCCGCCGCCAGACGCTCAGCGGCGCCGAATTCTCCGTGGAGGAGCTGGACGAGATCCGGGACGCGCTCGCTCAGGTCGTCACGGCGCTGCACGCGCCCCAGGAGCCGCTCGGCCTCTCCGTCTACGAAGCCAACGGCGTGGTGACGCAGGCGGTCACGACCATGGAGCTTCCCTTCGCATTCATCGCTCCCGAACAGGTTTCCCGCGAACAATATCGCCGCCTGGAAACGCTGGCCGAGCGGCTGCAAAACTACCACGCGATCTTCGCGGAGATCCATACGCATCCCTGGCGCGGCGTACAGGCCAAGCGCTTCACGCTGGACTTGCAGACACGCGTGCGCGCCGTCGTCGGCGATCTGCGTCCTCAGGTCGATCTGCTCGCCTCGGAAGCCGCGCGCCTCGCCGCGCTTTGCCGTGTCGACGCCCCGCAAACGCTGGCGGCGTCCGAGCATCTGCGCGATGTCGCGGACGCCGCCGCGCGGACGCCGAAGCCGCCCCGCGCCTGGCTGACCGAAGATTCGCTCGCCGAACTGCGGCAAACCGCCTCTCGCAGTCAAACCCGCGACCAAAATCACACAGACGCCAAAGCCGCGCTGCTGCGCTCCTGGACGCCTCACATTCTGGCGCTGGATCACGCCGCGCTGCTGGACCGCCTCGGCCCCAGGCATATCCCGACGCTGCGGCCCGCGCTTGGCCCCCTCTGGGAAACGCGGATCGCGGACCGATTCTCGGATCTCGACCGCGCGCTGGGCGAGACCGGCGACAAGATCGCGCGTCTCCAGCGCGGGCTGGACGGGCTGGGCCACTTCACCGGCCGCGCCGCCGCACGCACGCTGGGCGCCGCGCGCCACGAAGCCCGGATCGCCGAACTGGCCCTGGCCGATCCGCGTCCCGAAGCGCACTGGTTCGCTCCCGGCGCCATCGCCGCGCTGCAAGCGCAGGCGAGCGAGGCGAGCGCGCAGCATCAGGCTTATCTGACGGGCCGCCAAACACTCTTCACCGACTACTCCGAGGCGGTGCTGGGTCTGGATCTCCCCGGCCTGCGCGCCCGGTTCGCCTCGGACTACGTCGGCTTTCTGAGATTTTTCAAACCCGCGTTCTACCAGGACCGCAAGACCGTCACGCTCACGCTCAAGCCCGAAGCGACACGCGGCGGGCGAGACTTGCTGCGCGATTTGACGCTCGCACAGGACGTTCGAGACCGGGGCGAATGGATCCGCGCGCATTCGACGGAGCTGCGCGCGGCGTTCGGGCGGCATTTTCAGAACCTGGAAACGGACTGGGCGGCGATCGGGGCGGCGCTGCGTCAGACATCGGAACTGTCCGAAGCGTGCTCGGGCGATGTCCCGGCGGCGCTCATGCAGCGTGTCGTGCGCTCCGGGCCGGAGCTTGAGCCGCTGCGCGATCAGCATCAGGCAGTCGTGGCGCAGCTGCAAGAGTTAGACCGGGCCATTCAGGCATTGGGAACTCTGGTCGATCTGACGCAGCTTCCATTCACCAATTTGCCGCTGTCCCAGGCGCCGATGGACGAGCTTGCCGCATGGCTGGGCGGCGTGCGCGAGGCGGCGGGGGACGTCCACGCCGCGCGCCAGGAAACGCTCGCCTGCCATCTCTCGCAAAGCTCGGAGTCCCCTCTTGCCCCCCTGCAAGTGGGGGCCGCGCTGATCGAAGCGCGGCGGCTGGTGGCGGAGGCCGCGCGGATCGCCGCCGAAGGCGACGCGCTGCGCCGGCAATATCAGCAGCTTTACTCCGGTCTGGAGACCGACTGGGCGGCGGTGCTCGCCGCGCTGGACTGGACGGAGACGCTGCGCGCGCTGTATCCCGAGGCTGCGCTGCCCTCGGGGCTGGTGGATGTCGTCACCGAAGGCTCGGCCCCGGCGCTGGCCGATATCGCGGAGCTCGGCCGGGCGCTGGCGGCGCGCATCGCCGGAGTGCGCCGGCTGCTGGGCGAACTTGGCGAACTGTTTCCGCCGGAGCGCCTCACCGTCTTGGACTTGCCGCTCGCGCAGGCGGCGTTCCCGGCGTTCGCGGCGTGGCTGCAGCTTCGTCTCGACCGCATGGGCGATCTGGAGCGGTGGATCGACTTCCAAAACCTGCGCGAGGAGTGCGCGGACAACGGCATGCTCTCGTTCTTCGAGACGGCGACCAATCGGATCCCGCCGGCGGATCAGATCGCGCCGGCGTTTCGCAAGCAGTTCCATCGCCTGTGGCTCGACGCCGTCACCGACCAGATCCCCGCCCTCCGGCGCTTTCGCGGCGAGGAGCACGCCGTCCAGATCGCGCGCTTCTGCGCGCTGGACCAGCGCCAGATCGATGTCGCGCCGGAAGGCGTGCGGACAATCGCGCAGAAGCGAAAGCCCGTCACCGTGGAAGGCGCAATCTCCAGCATCGGCGAGATGGGCGCGCTCAAGACGCAGCTTAGCCGCCAGCGTCCCAAAGCTATCCGCAAGCTGCTCGCCGACATCCCGAACCTGCTCTTTTTGCTCAAGCCCTGCCTGCTGATGAGCCCGCTCTCGGTGAGCCTCTTTCTGGCATCCGAGACGATCTGGTTCGACACCGTCATCTTCGACGAAGCCTCGCAGGTCTTCACCGAGGACGCCGTGGGCGCGATCTTACGCGCGAAGCAAGTGATCATCGCCGGCGACACCAAGCAGCTCCCGCCGACTTCCTTCTTCTCCAGTCTTCAAGACGACGGCGCGGGGGACGACGAGGAGGAGGACGGCGGCGCGGCTGAGTTTGAAAGCGTCTTGAAGGCGGCGGACGCCTTCGCCGACCCGGACTCGCCGCACTTCGCCGAGCACCCATTGAACTGGCACTACCGAAGCCGGCACGAATCGCTCATCGCCTTTTCGAAGGTTCATTTTTACAAGGAGCTGATCCCTTACCCGTCGGCAAGCCTGCCGTCGGCGGTGACGTTCGACTATGTCGCGGACGGCGTCTACTACCCGGGGACCGGCGCGGCGCGCAACAATCCCATTGAGGCGCGCCGCGTCGCCGATCGGGTCATCCAGCACGTTCGGGAGAACCCGGGGCAGTCGGTCGGCGTCATCACGTTCAACGAACCGCAGCAGACGACGATCCTGACCGAGATCGAGCGGCGCAAGCGGGAAACGCCCGATCTGATTCCACTGCTTACGGAGGAGGGCTCGGAAGGGTTTTTCGTCAAGAACATCGAGAATGTGCAGGGCGACGAGCGCGATGTGATCTTCCTCAGTCTGGGCTTCGGACACGACCCCAGCGGCAAGCTCTCCATGAACTTCGGGCCGCTCAATCAAGCGGGCGGCGAGCGGCGTTTAAACGTCGCCGTCACCCGCGCCCGCCAGCGCATGACGGTGGTCGCCTCCATTCAAGGCGGTGAGATCGACACACAGCGCACCAGCGCCGAAGGCCCCAAGTTACTCAAGGCGTATCTGGAGTTCGCCGCGAGCGGCAGCCAGTCCGGCCTCGCGTTCGAAGCGCACGCCGTCGCGGCGCAGAGTGCGTTCGAACAGGCCATCGAAACGGCGCTCGCAAACGCGGGCTACACCGTGCGCCGCCAGGTCGGCCTCTTCGAGTATCGCGTGGATCTGGGAATTGTGGACGACGCCGATCCCGAGCGCTACTTGCTCGGAATCGAATGCGACGGCCCGATGTACCGCGACGCCCCCGGAGCGCGCGCCCGCGAGCGCCTGCGCGCGCAGGTGCTGGGAACGCTCGGCTGGCGTCTCCTGCGCGTGTGGTCCTCGGACTGGGTGCGCGACCCGCAGCGCGAACTGGCGCGCATCGCCGACGCCGTCGCCCGCGCGAAGGCTGGAGCCTGGGAGCCCGAGGCGCCCGCCCTCCCCATTGTCACGCAGGAGCCCGGCGAAAGCAACGGTTCGGAAGAAACGCCGATTGACGGGAGCCTGTTCGCGTATCACTCGTCCGAAACTCCGTCGTCCCCCGCAGGCGCGAACGCTGTATACGAGACCCAGGCGGCGTATACGACCGAAGGGGCGGTCCCGTTCGCGCTGCCGCCGGGGGTCGATGTCTACGCGCGCTGGTTCGCCCCGCTGCCCGGCGGGCGGGACACGCTGTACGGCGACCTGCCCGCCCAGCAAAAGGCCCGCGCCGACTTTTTAGTCCAGATGGTCGATCTCGAAGGGCCGCTGCCGCTGGAAACCGCCGCGCAGCACATGGCGGAAATGTCGGGCGTCGCGCGCGCCGGCGCGCGCATCCGGGAGATCGTGGAGGAAATGGCCGACGCCCTCGCCCTACAGGACCGCCTCGAACAGCGCGACGGCTTCCTCTGGCCACGCGGCGGCGAGCGCCCTATCCCGCGCGTCCCCGCCGCCCAGTCCGCGCCGCGCCCGATCGACGAGATCTGCCTCGAAGAGATCGGCGAAGCCGCCGTCGCCCTGCTCAAAATCGCCTACGGCATGCGCCGCGACGAGCTCGTCATCGAAACCGCCCGCCTGCTCGGCTACCGCAACACCGGCGCCAACATCCGCGACCGCATCGGCGACGCCCTCTCACTCTTAGAATTGGACAACCGAATCCACGTCGTCGGCACACAGATCCGAGCACTGGAAATGGCTTAA
- a CDS encoding type II toxin-antitoxin system Phd/YefM family antitoxin: protein MTTVSIEEIQLDPATYLHRAQAGESFVVLEAGRQIAEITPVVSPTQSRRPFGLCAGEFVVPADFDAPLPDDVLYGTLL from the coding sequence ATGACGACCGTGAGTATTGAGGAAATACAACTTGATCCGGCAACTTATCTCCACCGCGCACAGGCGGGAGAGTCGTTTGTCGTGCTGGAAGCAGGACGCCAGATCGCGGAAATCACCCCTGTCGTATCCCCAACACAAAGCCGCCGGCCCTTTGGCCTCTGCGCCGGCGAGTTTGTCGTCCCAGCCGATTTTGACGCCCCGCTGCCGGATGATGTTCTTTACGGGACGCTCTTATAG
- a CDS encoding ankyrin repeat domain-containing protein, which produces MSNQTSKSYYFRTCAFVFVCFAIIISVVAWKSWRNDILVTAAQRGDRHLVTSMIGLGAEVNYSDNGLVTPLIAAVSSGKQDIAELLLRHGANINQKVAFGFTPLRCAVTQNNSMVCMLLQHGAQVNTQDNQGNTPLNIACMNLDADIVKSLLQYHANPNIVNYKGQTPLISVVSASSDAPHAEKNGDIMDDLLRAGANVKYHDKEGNSARTLAFNNHHLDLITRLDQYRRGE; this is translated from the coding sequence ATGTCTAACCAAACTTCGAAATCCTATTATTTCCGTACTTGTGCTTTTGTATTTGTCTGCTTTGCGATAATAATTTCAGTTGTCGCATGGAAATCATGGCGGAACGATATCTTGGTAACTGCTGCTCAGCGGGGGGATCGGCATCTGGTGACAAGCATGATCGGATTAGGTGCAGAAGTTAATTACAGCGACAATGGTTTAGTGACTCCACTTATAGCCGCAGTCAGTTCGGGGAAACAGGATATAGCTGAGTTATTGCTACGGCATGGGGCGAACATAAATCAAAAAGTGGCGTTTGGGTTTACTCCACTGCGATGTGCAGTAACGCAAAATAATAGCATGGTGTGTATGCTACTACAGCATGGTGCTCAGGTCAATACTCAAGACAATCAAGGTAATACACCATTAAACATTGCGTGTATGAATTTGGACGCAGATATTGTTAAATCTTTACTGCAATATCATGCTAATCCAAATATTGTAAACTATAAGGGACAAACTCCATTAATTTCTGTAGTTTCTGCATCCAGCGACGCTCCTCATGCTGAAAAAAATGGAGATATCATGGACGATCTGTTGAGAGCAGGGGCGAATGTGAAATATCATGATAAAGAAGGGAATTCTGCTAGAACATTGGCTTTTAACAACCATCATTTAGATCTAATAACTCGTTTGGATCAGTATAGAAGAGGAGAATAA
- a CDS encoding RHS repeat domain-containing protein: MPSPFRSWAAVALSLFSCLSLTPAAKAQSGATDTTNIDMRAVRTWPAGPYSQVVTNYGVLQTQIPLFELKGPGGTSIGYSIYHRTNQTQQGSSYSPANGSVGAGWVQSALCSAVAGSNAQENLGANTVNDWYSTNGAGVTFSREPGTRDDFVRYANASNVTTEFDVISQADKSVRQYTQPAQDGVQSNFHLTNIVDKHGNTIHYDYDARHNPIKVTDATGQRYYTISYSADTNEQVTGVTLYYPGGSKTWSFYYTGTLLTSIEWPAPVSGGSKPRIYLAYDANTNITDLTDLNGNKWHYVYNVIWGGSTLKGVTEVHEPTTPGNWNSTNYTTFAYSTYTAGTDTSLWNLTCSITDQLYRVWKHVYYNGSGSTQYFPFPLKQTVDPTVTADSATYSDNYVWNTSDATLTQYTDKRGNPWTFTYDTNNRGLMATKKNPLNQMTQYFYDANQKLIKTIDANGDRVVNTYSPTTLDLTKTVVDPTTDPYDGSYSKPSGVALTTNYTYNTQGELASTWMGSDTATTYSNFDSYGNARTVTPPSGYATTATFDALNNKLSQTEPSPGGTTNFTYDLWNRLTQTTYPDTKFATTTYDNDNNVVSSQDANGYISTAAYDGLNRAVSSTQPVDGNSANSITVSTGYDVAGNPTTLTNGRGKTTTTTFNERHEATQIAYPDGTTRRAGYDGNGNKNRSWNGKGQLTTYSYDTANRLLTASYPDSTNVTSTWRADGVRTAMADSNGTNTWTVNGAKQLTADYQARPNKTVSYTYDSSGRKMTMHVDGETWTYHYNSAIQLQSITQSLGAPTAALYTYYNNGAVQNRTMGDNLRAWFGYDVRGRVSWISHRSVLGSVETEQEHLGYTYDNVGNALTYQNQVIGGANETTTYGYDQANRLIGETRMNGASQAYLNSYAYDKNNNRTSVTRNGVSTTYTVDNNDKLSSGEGYTLAGYDNDGNIGSLTAPGWGTSNYTFDCQNRLWQVTTPTGTVSFAYDGDNRCVERYNSAGTRYVYDGDMVIATTDSSATTTSYTLAGIGALDQNGHQYFFQENALGSTMALYDSNSGSLILSSRNEYDGYGVKRPVVIGVHSFFQFAGAHGCLFDDDSGLIVMGHRSYIPMLGRFLTQDPIGFKGGLNLYGYCKDNPVTGVDPTGLASANAGQSWNLAMGLLSDFLNGTGKSDRHYYQDSTFVKTFMTSNEWDFIKSQMEQQHYRIGSYGEVSTPGAAAYTFLVEPANGIQAQMGALSWSITSRDDKNHTVTGYIYNPLTINSLFYHIPKMLGISDKPKNSGGLSTIDEYLHFTTPIPTNSR, encoded by the coding sequence ATGCCGTCACCATTCCGATCCTGGGCCGCTGTCGCCCTCAGCTTGTTCTCATGTCTTTCTCTCACACCTGCTGCGAAGGCGCAGTCGGGCGCTACCGACACCACGAATATCGATATGCGAGCGGTGCGCACCTGGCCCGCCGGCCCGTATTCGCAGGTTGTGACCAACTACGGAGTTTTGCAGACACAGATTCCACTCTTTGAGCTAAAGGGGCCTGGTGGAACTTCCATCGGTTATTCGATTTATCATCGCACCAACCAGACGCAACAGGGAAGCTCCTATAGTCCCGCGAACGGCTCCGTGGGAGCGGGATGGGTTCAGAGTGCGCTTTGCTCCGCTGTTGCGGGCAGTAACGCCCAGGAAAATCTGGGCGCTAATACGGTCAATGACTGGTATTCCACTAACGGCGCGGGCGTCACCTTCTCGCGGGAGCCTGGCACGCGGGATGATTTTGTTCGTTACGCCAACGCCAGCAATGTCACGACTGAATTTGATGTGATTTCTCAAGCGGACAAATCCGTTCGGCAATATACGCAGCCGGCCCAAGATGGCGTTCAAAGCAATTTCCACCTTACCAATATTGTGGACAAGCACGGCAACACCATCCACTACGATTACGACGCGCGTCACAATCCGATTAAGGTGACGGATGCGACCGGCCAGCGTTACTACACAATCAGCTACAGCGCGGACACCAACGAGCAGGTGACCGGCGTGACGCTGTATTATCCTGGCGGCAGCAAAACATGGTCGTTTTACTACACCGGCACACTGCTGACGTCCATTGAATGGCCCGCGCCGGTGTCCGGGGGATCAAAACCGCGTATTTACCTGGCTTACGACGCCAACACGAATATTACGGATTTGACGGATTTAAATGGCAACAAGTGGCACTACGTCTATAATGTGATCTGGGGCGGCTCCACCTTAAAGGGCGTCACGGAGGTTCATGAGCCAACGACACCGGGCAATTGGAACAGCACGAATTATACAACATTCGCGTATTCCACCTACACCGCAGGTACGGACACCAGCTTGTGGAACCTCACGTGCTCGATTACCGATCAGCTTTATCGGGTTTGGAAGCACGTGTATTATAACGGATCTGGCAGTACTCAATATTTCCCATTCCCACTCAAGCAGACGGTCGATCCGACGGTCACGGCGGACAGCGCCACCTATTCGGACAACTATGTTTGGAACACGAGCGACGCCACGCTGACGCAGTATACGGATAAGCGCGGTAACCCATGGACATTTACCTACGACACCAATAATCGTGGGCTAATGGCGACTAAAAAGAACCCGCTCAATCAGATGACGCAGTATTTTTACGACGCCAATCAGAAGCTCATCAAGACGATTGACGCCAACGGCGATCGAGTCGTCAACACCTACAGTCCCACGACGCTGGATCTGACCAAGACTGTCGTCGATCCCACCACCGATCCTTACGACGGCAGCTATAGCAAGCCGTCGGGCGTGGCGCTGACGACCAACTACACCTACAACACGCAGGGTGAACTGGCCTCAACCTGGATGGGAAGCGATACGGCAACGACGTATTCTAATTTCGACAGCTATGGGAATGCGCGGACCGTGACGCCCCCTTCAGGCTACGCCACGACCGCTACGTTCGACGCCTTGAACAACAAGCTGAGCCAGACCGAGCCGTCTCCGGGCGGAACGACCAACTTCACCTATGATCTTTGGAATCGGCTGACCCAAACAACCTATCCAGACACCAAGTTCGCCACAACGACCTATGACAACGATAACAACGTTGTCAGCAGCCAGGACGCGAACGGCTACATTTCCACGGCAGCTTACGACGGTTTGAATCGCGCCGTCAGCTCTACCCAGCCGGTAGACGGAAATTCAGCCAATAGCATCACGGTCTCCACGGGCTACGATGTGGCCGGCAATCCGACCACCCTTACCAACGGGCGCGGAAAAACGACCACGACCACGTTTAACGAGCGCCACGAGGCGACACAGATTGCGTATCCGGACGGAACCACGCGTCGCGCCGGTTATGACGGGAATGGCAATAAGAACCGAAGCTGGAATGGCAAGGGACAGCTCACCACTTACAGCTACGACACCGCCAACCGGCTGCTTACGGCGAGTTACCCCGACAGCACCAATGTGACCAGCACCTGGCGCGCAGACGGTGTACGCACGGCAATGGCGGACTCCAATGGAACTAATACCTGGACGGTCAATGGGGCCAAGCAGTTGACGGCGGATTATCAGGCGCGACCTAATAAAACGGTCAGCTATACTTATGACTCCTCCGGCCGTAAGATGACTATGCATGTTGACGGTGAGACATGGACATATCACTACAACAGCGCGATCCAGCTGCAAAGCATCACCCAATCTCTTGGCGCTCCAACAGCGGCGTTGTATACATATTACAACAATGGCGCGGTGCAGAATCGCACTATGGGAGACAACTTACGGGCTTGGTTCGGATACGACGTACGCGGCCGAGTCAGCTGGATCTCACATCGTTCTGTCCTGGGCAGTGTTGAAACTGAACAGGAACATCTCGGCTATACTTATGACAATGTCGGCAACGCCCTCACATACCAAAATCAAGTAATAGGGGGAGCAAACGAAACAACGACCTATGGATATGATCAAGCGAATCGTCTGATTGGCGAGACACGCATGAACGGTGCGTCCCAAGCGTATCTGAACTCGTACGCGTACGACAAGAACAATAACCGTACATCCGTGACGCGTAACGGCGTTTCCACCACGTATACAGTCGATAACAACGACAAGTTGTCCTCGGGGGAAGGATATACGCTTGCCGGCTATGATAATGATGGAAATATCGGGTCGTTGACGGCTCCGGGCTGGGGAACATCGAATTACACTTTCGACTGTCAGAATCGATTGTGGCAAGTTACGACGCCTACGGGTACAGTAAGCTTCGCCTATGATGGCGATAATCGTTGTGTTGAGCGGTATAATTCAGCCGGCACACGTTATGTTTACGACGGCGATATGGTGATCGCGACGACAGACAGCTCGGCGACTACGACGAGTTATACTCTTGCGGGCATCGGCGCGTTAGATCAAAATGGTCACCAGTATTTCTTCCAGGAAAACGCGCTCGGAAGCACCATGGCGCTTTACGACTCAAATAGCGGTAGCTTAATTCTTTCGAGTCGCAACGAGTATGATGGCTATGGCGTAAAGCGTCCGGTCGTCATAGGCGTCCACTCGTTCTTCCAATTCGCCGGCGCCCACGGCTGCCTGTTCGACGACGATTCCGGGCTAATCGTGATGGGACACCGCAGCTACATCCCAATGCTAGGCCGGTTCCTGACGCAGGACCCGATTGGGTTCAAAGGCGGGCTGAATCTGTATGGGTATTGTAAAGACAATCCGGTGACGGGGGTGGATCCAACTGGATTAGCGAGTGCAAATGCAGGCCAATCTTGGAATTTAGCTATGGGGCTACTCAGTGATTTCCTAAACGGTACAGGAAAATCAGACCGCCACTATTACCAGGACAGCACATTTGTAAAAACCTTTATGACGTCAAACGAGTGGGATTTTATAAAATCGCAAATGGAACAGCAACATTATCGAATAGGGTCCTATGGAGAAGTCTCAACTCCAGGTGCAGCCGCATACACGTTTTTAGTTGAACCAGCTAACGGTATACAAGCCCAAATGGGAGCACTCAGCTGGTCGATTACGAGTAGAGATGACAAGAATCACACTGTTACAGGTTACATATATAATCCACTTACAATAAATTCATTGTTCTATCATATACCAAAAATGCTAGGTATATCCGATAAACCTAAGAACTCTGGTGGTCTGAGTACAATTGACGAATATTTGCATTTCACAACACCCATTCCCACGAATAGTAGATAA